From Diospyros lotus cultivar Yz01 chromosome 4, ASM1463336v1, whole genome shotgun sequence, a single genomic window includes:
- the LOC127799461 gene encoding probable prolyl 4-hydroxylase 4 — protein MIRISRFFLIVLASISSIIYECSSTSIINPSKVKQVSWKPRAFVYEGFLTDEECNHLISLAKSELKRSAVADNDSGQSKLSEVRTSSGMFIRKGKDPIVAGIEDKITMWTFLPKENGEDIQVLRYEHGQKYDPHYDYFADKVNIVRGGHRMATVLMYLSNVESGGETVFPSAEEPSRRRSSSASDEDLSECAKKGIAVKPRKGDALLFFNLHPDAVPDPISLHGGCPVIEGEKWSATKWIHVDSFDKIVGDGGNCTDQNQNCEKWAALGECTKNPEYMVGSPELPGNCRRSCKIC, from the exons ATGATCCGAATATCGCGGTTTTTTCTGATCGTCTTGGCCTCCATCTCGTCGATCATCTACGAGTGTTCGAGCACCTCGATCATCAATCCCTCCAAAGTCAAGCAAGTTTCATGGAAACCTAG GGCTTTTGTGTACGAGGGTTTTCTTACGGACGAAGAATGCAATCATTTGATATCTCTG GCCAAATCAGAGCTGAAGAGATCGGCTGTTGCTGACAATGATTCTGGGCAGAGCAAGCTCAGCGAGGTTCGGACTAGCTCTGGGATGTTCATTCGGAAGGGAAAG GATCCTATTGTTGCTGGAATAGAGGACAAGATTACAATGTGGACCTTCCTTCCTAAAG AAAATGGTGAAGATATACAAGTTTTGAGATATGAGCATGGCCAGAAATATGATCCACACTATGATTATTTTGCCGACAAGGTTAATATTGTGAGGGGTGGACATCGCATGGCAACTGTGCTGATGTATCTCAGCAATGTGGAAAGTGGAGGTGAAACCGTGTTTCCCTCAGCAGAG GAACCTTCTCGTCGCAGATCTTCTTCTGCATCTGATGAGGATTTGTCCGAGTGTGCAAAGAAAGGAATTGCAG TAAAACCGCGGAAAGGGGATGCACTTCTATTCTTCAATCTCCATCCAGACGCGGTTCCAGATCCCATCAGTCTCCATGGAGGATGCCCAGTAATAGAAGGTGAAAAGTGGTCGGCGACAAAGTGGATCCATGTCGATTCATTTGACAAGATCGTGGGAGATGGCGGGAACTGCACCGACCAGAACCAGAACTGTGAGAAATGGGCGGCCTTGGGCGAATGCACCAAAAATCCAGAGTACATGGTTGGAAGTCCAGAACTTCCAGGCAACTGCAGGAGGAGCTGTAAGATATGTTAG